From one Streptomyces spiramyceticus genomic stretch:
- a CDS encoding lysophospholipid acyltransferase family protein codes for MSRLALIKAVLGPIMRLMFRPQVEGAQNIPGTGPVILAGNHLTFIDSMIMPICCDRQVFYIGKDEYVTGKGLKGRLMAWFFTSCGMIPVDRDGGRGGVAALMTGRRVLEEGKIFSIYPEGTRSPDGRLYRGRTGIARLTLMTGAPVVPFAMIGTDKLQPGGAGLPRPGKVTVRFGEPMEFSRYEGMDRDRYVLRAVTDSVMAEVMRLSGQEYVDMYATKAKAA; via the coding sequence TTGTCCCGTCTAGCGCTCATCAAGGCAGTGCTCGGACCGATCATGCGCCTGATGTTCCGCCCGCAGGTGGAAGGCGCCCAGAACATTCCCGGGACCGGTCCGGTCATTCTGGCGGGGAACCACCTGACGTTCATCGACTCGATGATCATGCCGATCTGCTGCGACCGGCAGGTCTTCTACATCGGCAAGGACGAGTACGTCACGGGCAAGGGGCTCAAGGGCCGTCTGATGGCCTGGTTCTTCACGAGCTGCGGCATGATCCCGGTGGACCGGGACGGCGGCCGCGGCGGTGTCGCGGCGCTGATGACCGGCCGCCGGGTGCTCGAAGAGGGCAAGATCTTCTCGATCTACCCGGAGGGCACCCGCTCCCCCGACGGCCGGCTCTACCGCGGACGTACGGGCATCGCGCGCCTCACACTGATGACGGGCGCTCCGGTGGTGCCGTTCGCGATGATCGGTACGGACAAGCTGCAGCCGGGCGGCGCGGGACTGCCGCGGCCGGGCAAGGTCACGGTCCGTTTCGGCGAGCCGATGGAGTTCTCGCGCTACGAGGGCATGGACCGCGACCGCTATGTGCTGCGCGCGGTGACGGACTCGGTGATGGCCGAGGTCATGCGGCTGTCCGGCCAGGAGTACGTGGACATGTACGCCACGAAGGCGAAGGCCGCCTGA
- a CDS encoding MFS transporter, which yields MTSTARPETEPRAGHRAGRWLALSVLVLAVLLVAVDATVLGLATPFLSEDLKPSGTQLLWIGDVYSFIIAGLLVSMGSLGDRIGRKKLLLTGAVAFGAVSVLNAYATSPEMMILARALLGVAGATLMPSTLALIRNIFHDPKERSVAIGIWGAAASAGAAVGPVVGGFLLEHFWWGSVFLINLPVMAILVLVGIKLLPESKDPAPGPWDLTSVALSLVGMVAVVYAVKEAAVHGFRWDIAAAAVLGLGALFWFVRRQLTLPAPLLDMRLFHHRGFSGAVLADLLTILGLSGLVFFLSQFLQLVQDRSPLEAGLIELPAAIGAVGAGLMAGFAARRASVRSTVSGGLVALGLSLAACTLIAADTGVVVLGAALFVGGMGAGLAFTVTADVILSSVPKEQAGAASAVSETAYELGAALGIALLGSIVTGIYRDFAAPAGIPADVSAAAHDSLGGAVESASALPQEQAAALLAAARDAFTDGFQTAAMAGSAVLFATAAAAWFMLRGQKLEDGVEH from the coding sequence ATGACCAGTACCGCCCGGCCCGAGACCGAACCGAGGGCCGGGCACCGCGCGGGCCGCTGGCTCGCGCTGTCCGTCCTCGTCCTCGCCGTGCTGCTGGTCGCCGTCGACGCGACCGTGCTCGGCCTCGCGACACCCTTCCTCAGCGAGGACCTCAAGCCGTCCGGCACCCAACTGCTGTGGATCGGCGACGTCTACTCGTTCATCATCGCCGGCCTGCTCGTCTCCATGGGCAGCCTCGGAGACCGGATCGGCCGCAAGAAACTGCTGCTCACCGGCGCGGTCGCATTCGGTGCGGTCTCCGTGCTCAACGCCTACGCCACCAGCCCCGAGATGATGATTCTGGCCCGGGCGCTGCTCGGTGTGGCCGGTGCGACGCTGATGCCGTCGACCCTCGCGCTCATCCGCAACATCTTCCACGACCCCAAGGAACGCAGCGTCGCCATCGGCATCTGGGGCGCGGCGGCCTCCGCCGGAGCGGCAGTCGGCCCGGTCGTCGGCGGCTTCCTGCTCGAACACTTCTGGTGGGGTTCCGTCTTCCTGATCAACCTGCCCGTCATGGCCATCCTGGTCCTCGTCGGCATCAAGCTGCTGCCCGAGTCGAAGGACCCGGCGCCGGGCCCGTGGGACCTGACCAGCGTCGCCCTCTCGCTGGTCGGCATGGTCGCCGTCGTATACGCCGTCAAGGAAGCGGCGGTGCACGGCTTCCGCTGGGACATCGCGGCGGCGGCGGTCCTCGGGCTGGGTGCACTCTTCTGGTTCGTACGACGCCAACTCACGCTTCCCGCGCCGCTGCTGGACATGCGGCTGTTCCACCACCGGGGGTTCTCCGGCGCGGTGCTCGCGGATCTGCTGACCATCCTCGGACTGTCCGGCCTGGTCTTCTTCCTCTCGCAGTTCTTGCAACTCGTCCAGGACCGCTCACCCCTTGAAGCGGGGCTCATCGAACTGCCCGCCGCGATCGGCGCGGTCGGAGCAGGCCTTATGGCCGGTTTTGCGGCGCGCAGGGCGTCGGTCCGCAGTACGGTGTCCGGCGGCCTTGTGGCGCTCGGCCTCTCCCTCGCGGCCTGCACACTGATTGCGGCCGACACGGGCGTGGTGGTGCTGGGCGCGGCCCTGTTCGTGGGCGGAATGGGCGCGGGCCTGGCGTTCACCGTGACGGCGGACGTCATCCTGTCCAGTGTCCCCAAGGAGCAGGCGGGCGCCGCGTCGGCCGTGTCGGAGACGGCGTACGAACTGGGCGCGGCGCTCGGCATCGCACTGCTCGGGTCCATCGTGACCGGCATCTACCGCGACTTCGCTGCCCCCGCCGGCATCCCCGCCGACGTGTCCGCCGCGGCGCACGACTCGCTTGGCGGCGCCGTGGAATCGGCGTCGGCGCTGCCGCAGGAGCAGGCCGCGGCACTGCTCGCGGCGGCGCGGGACGCGTTCACGGACGGCTTCCAGACGGCGGCCATGGCAGGCTCGGCGGTGCTGTTCGCGACGGCGGCCGCGGCGTGGTTCATGCTGCGGGGCCAGAAGCTGGAAGACGGCGTCGAGCACTGA
- a CDS encoding keywimysin-related RiPP codes for MRSYERPTLSPVGSFRKMTGFVKRTGPPDILGRHRLIG; via the coding sequence ATGCGCAGCTACGAGCGCCCGACCCTGTCTCCGGTGGGTTCCTTCCGGAAGATGACCGGCTTCGTCAAGCGGACAGGGCCTCCGGACATTCTGGGCCGTCACCGTCTCATCGGCTGA
- a CDS encoding argininosuccinate synthase, whose protein sequence is MTERVVLAYSGGLDTSVAIGWIAEETGAEVIAVAVDVGQGGEDLDVIRKRALACGAVEAEVADAKDEFADEYCLPAIKANALYMDRYPLVSALSRPTIVKHLVAAARKHNAGIVAHGCTGKGNDQVRFEAGISALGPDLKCIAPVRDYAMTRDKAIAFCEEKNLPIATTKKSPYSIDQNVFGRAVETGFLEDIWNAPIEDIYEYTSNPAVPREADEVVISFKEGVPVAIDGKPVTVLQAIKELNVRAGAQGIGRIDMVEDRLVGIKSREVYEAPGAIALITAHQELENVTVERELARYKRQVEQRWGELVYDGLWFSPLKRALDGLINEANQYVTGDIRMTLHGGRAVVTGRKSDESLYDFNLATYDSGDTFDQSKAQGFIEIFGLSSKIAARRDLQA, encoded by the coding sequence GTGACCGAGCGCGTCGTACTCGCCTACTCGGGCGGCCTGGACACCTCCGTCGCCATCGGCTGGATCGCCGAGGAGACGGGCGCCGAGGTCATCGCCGTTGCCGTGGACGTCGGCCAGGGTGGCGAGGACCTGGACGTCATCCGCAAGCGCGCTCTCGCCTGCGGTGCCGTCGAGGCCGAGGTCGCGGACGCCAAGGACGAATTCGCCGACGAGTACTGCCTCCCGGCGATCAAGGCCAACGCCCTCTACATGGACCGCTACCCGCTGGTCTCCGCCCTCTCCCGGCCGACGATCGTCAAGCACCTCGTCGCCGCCGCCAGGAAGCACAACGCCGGCATCGTCGCCCACGGCTGCACCGGCAAGGGGAACGACCAGGTCCGCTTCGAGGCCGGTATCTCCGCTCTGGGCCCCGACCTGAAGTGCATCGCGCCGGTCCGTGACTACGCGATGACCCGGGACAAGGCCATCGCGTTCTGCGAGGAGAAGAACCTCCCGATCGCGACCACCAAGAAGTCCCCGTACTCCATCGACCAGAACGTCTTCGGGCGCGCTGTCGAGACGGGCTTCCTGGAGGACATCTGGAACGCCCCGATCGAGGACATTTACGAGTACACCTCGAACCCGGCCGTCCCCCGCGAGGCCGACGAGGTCGTCATCTCCTTCAAGGAGGGCGTCCCGGTCGCCATTGACGGCAAGCCCGTGACCGTCCTCCAGGCGATCAAGGAACTCAATGTACGTGCCGGGGCTCAGGGCATCGGCCGGATCGACATGGTCGAGGACCGGCTCGTGGGCATCAAGTCCCGTGAGGTGTACGAGGCACCGGGCGCGATCGCACTGATCACCGCCCACCAGGAGCTGGAGAACGTCACCGTCGAGCGCGAGCTGGCCCGCTACAAGCGGCAGGTCGAGCAGCGCTGGGGCGAGTTGGTATACGACGGTCTGTGGTTCTCGCCGCTCAAGCGGGCCCTGGACGGGCTGATCAATGAGGCGAACCAGTACGTCACCGGTGACATCCGGATGACGCTGCACGGCGGCCGCGCCGTCGTCACGGGACGGAAGTCCGACGAGTCGCTGTACGACTTCAACCTGGCAACGTACGACTCGGGCGACACGTTCGACCAGTCCAAGGCGCAGGGCTTCATCGAGATCTTCGGCCTGTCGTCGAAGATCGCCGCACGGCGTGATCTGCAGGCATAG
- a CDS encoding aldo/keto reductase produces MPFARLAKATTATAHVGLGLAAVGRPGYITLGRDRDLPEDRTPDALRERAHELLDAAYAQGVRYFDVARSYGRAEEFLAGWLRDHPDVQDVVIGSKWGYAYTADWRTDAEVHEVKDHSVEAFERQRAETGELLGERLDLYQIHSVTPDSPALTDTALHARLADLAASGVTVGISTSGPAQADAIRAALGVVVGGEPLFRTVQATYNLLDTSAAEALAEAHDAGLTVIVKEALANGRLSPDAAPPALRAVAGETGATCDAVALAVILRLPWAGVLLSGAATVLQLASNLHAAVVDLDDNQLARLAEMREEPAAYWKHRAGLPWS; encoded by the coding sequence ATGCCCTTTGCCCGTCTGGCCAAGGCGACCACTGCGACCGCCCATGTCGGGCTCGGCCTCGCAGCCGTCGGCCGCCCCGGGTACATCACCCTCGGCCGGGACCGTGACCTGCCGGAAGACCGCACCCCCGACGCCCTGCGCGAGCGCGCCCACGAACTGCTGGACGCCGCCTACGCGCAGGGCGTCCGGTATTTCGACGTCGCCCGGTCCTACGGCCGCGCCGAGGAGTTCCTCGCCGGCTGGCTGCGGGACCACCCCGACGTCCAGGACGTCGTGATCGGCAGCAAGTGGGGCTACGCGTACACCGCCGACTGGCGCACCGACGCCGAGGTGCACGAGGTCAAGGACCACAGCGTGGAAGCGTTCGAGAGGCAGCGCGCCGAAACCGGTGAGCTGCTCGGCGAGCGGCTCGATCTGTACCAGATCCACTCCGTCACGCCCGACAGTCCGGCCCTCACCGACACCGCGCTGCACGCCCGCCTGGCCGACCTCGCCGCCTCCGGGGTGACCGTCGGCATCTCCACGAGCGGCCCCGCCCAGGCCGACGCGATCAGGGCGGCCCTGGGCGTCGTGGTCGGCGGGGAGCCCCTGTTCCGTACGGTGCAGGCCACGTACAACCTGCTGGATACGTCGGCGGCGGAGGCTCTGGCGGAGGCTCACGACGCGGGCCTGACCGTGATCGTGAAGGAGGCCCTGGCCAACGGCCGCCTGAGCCCGGACGCGGCCCCGCCGGCCCTGCGAGCCGTCGCCGGGGAAACCGGCGCCACCTGCGACGCCGTCGCCCTCGCCGTGATCCTGCGGCTGCCGTGGGCCGGGGTTCTCCTGTCGGGCGCGGCGACGGTGCTCCAGCTGGCGTCGAACCTGCACGCGGCGGTGGTTGACCTCGACGACAACCAACTGGCCCGCCTCGCCGAGATGCGGGAGGAGCCCGCGGCGTACTGGAAGCACCGCGCGGGGCTGCCCTGGAGCTGA
- a CDS encoding asparagine synthase-related protein has protein sequence MLGRWAPEEVAVGEAGRNKIVVLGEHAVVGRRLADTAARVRTPRDIDGPAGELAGNSHLVASTDGKVRVQGTVTGFRRVFSAEINGVAAASDRADVLAFLLGSVMDERRLAVHLLVPSLLHPLTNEPVWRGVSFLPTDRFLLLDENGQAQQVRWWTPPEPELPLAEGGRKLRAALTAAVDVRTGGHELVSCDLSGLDSTSVCSLAARRSKVVACTAASPDPLDDDVLWATRTAAALDSVEHHVIAQDEMPLIYHGLLDMDELLDEPCGSIADYARWLTIARRGAARGSRLHLTGFGGDELLASSTSHLRTVVRTRPAVALRQLNALAAKHRWSRRQMLRQLADSRPYHSWLMGTADRLTTPAPEGGPVLGWGPAPSLPPWVTAEAVDSVRELIRAAAPTSEPLAERQGQHLEIEGIQYAARPVRQIGRLAARIGITLAAPYYDDRVLEAGLAVRPEEKDTPWRYKPLILEAMRGIVPAESLTRQTKSGGICDLNVALRSNRADLLALWDDSRLGRLGLIDAAELRRLCTRPLDPHDPHDLHGGLYQTVACEVWLRAWERATTHPKAGAKP, from the coding sequence ATGCTGGGGCGGTGGGCCCCGGAAGAGGTGGCGGTCGGGGAGGCGGGGCGTAACAAAATCGTGGTGCTGGGCGAGCACGCGGTCGTCGGCCGCCGGCTGGCGGATACGGCTGCGCGCGTGCGGACGCCCCGCGATATCGACGGGCCTGCCGGTGAGTTGGCCGGAAATTCGCATCTGGTCGCTTCTACAGACGGGAAAGTACGCGTTCAGGGAACGGTCACCGGGTTCCGGCGGGTGTTCTCCGCCGAAATCAACGGAGTCGCGGCCGCATCGGACCGGGCCGATGTGCTGGCGTTCCTCCTCGGTTCCGTCATGGACGAACGGCGACTTGCGGTTCATCTGCTGGTGCCGTCCCTTCTTCACCCTCTGACGAACGAACCGGTGTGGCGCGGTGTGAGCTTCCTGCCCACCGATCGCTTTCTGCTGCTCGACGAGAACGGGCAGGCACAGCAGGTCCGTTGGTGGACGCCACCCGAGCCCGAGCTGCCGTTGGCCGAAGGCGGGCGAAAGCTTCGGGCGGCGCTGACGGCCGCCGTGGACGTCCGGACCGGGGGCCACGAGCTGGTCAGCTGCGATCTGAGCGGGCTGGACTCGACCTCGGTGTGCAGCTTGGCGGCCCGGCGTTCCAAGGTGGTCGCCTGCACCGCTGCGAGCCCCGATCCGCTCGACGACGACGTCCTCTGGGCAACCCGCACGGCCGCCGCACTGGACAGCGTGGAGCACCACGTCATCGCGCAGGACGAGATGCCGCTGATCTATCACGGGCTGCTGGACATGGACGAGTTGCTGGACGAGCCGTGCGGGAGCATCGCGGACTACGCACGCTGGCTCACGATCGCCCGCCGCGGCGCGGCCCGCGGATCCCGGTTGCATCTGACGGGCTTCGGCGGAGACGAGCTGCTGGCCTCCTCGACGTCTCACCTGCGTACGGTGGTGCGCACGCGTCCGGCCGTTGCCCTGCGGCAGCTCAATGCCCTCGCGGCGAAGCACCGATGGTCCCGCAGGCAGATGCTCCGACAGCTCGCGGACAGTCGTCCGTACCACAGCTGGCTGATGGGAACGGCGGACCGGCTCACCACACCGGCGCCGGAGGGAGGGCCCGTACTCGGCTGGGGCCCCGCACCCAGCCTGCCGCCGTGGGTGACCGCGGAAGCGGTGGATTCCGTACGGGAGTTGATCCGCGCCGCAGCGCCCACCAGCGAGCCGCTGGCCGAACGCCAGGGGCAGCACCTGGAGATCGAGGGAATCCAGTACGCGGCCCGTCCCGTCCGTCAGATCGGCCGGCTCGCCGCCCGGATCGGGATCACCCTCGCCGCGCCCTATTACGACGACCGGGTGCTCGAAGCCGGCCTCGCCGTCCGTCCGGAGGAGAAGGACACCCCCTGGCGGTACAAGCCGCTGATCCTGGAGGCGATGCGCGGCATCGTCCCGGCGGAGAGCCTGACGCGGCAGACCAAATCGGGGGGCATCTGCGACCTGAATGTCGCGCTGCGGTCGAACCGGGCGGATCTGCTCGCCCTGTGGGACGACTCCCGGCTGGGCCGGCTCGGACTGATCGACGCGGCTGAACTGCGCAGGCTGTGCACGCGCCCGCTCGACCCGCACGATCCCCACGACCTGCACGGCGGGCTCTACCAGACCGTGGCCTGCGAAGTGTGGCTGCGCGCCTGGGAACGGGCCACCACCCACCCGAAGGCGGGAGCGAAGCCATGA
- a CDS encoding lasso peptide biosynthesis PqqD family chaperone: protein MTLKLRTGVSCADTEYGIALLDEDNGEYWELNPTGAQVLRSLLAGNTSEEAAQELSGACDVDAATAREDVQDLVEALDSSGLVER, encoded by the coding sequence ATGACACTCAAGCTGCGTACCGGCGTGTCCTGTGCCGATACCGAGTACGGGATCGCCCTGCTCGACGAGGACAACGGCGAGTACTGGGAACTGAACCCCACCGGTGCCCAGGTTCTGCGGAGCCTGCTGGCCGGCAACACGTCGGAGGAGGCAGCGCAGGAGCTGAGCGGTGCCTGTGACGTCGATGCGGCGACCGCGCGCGAGGACGTACAGGATCTGGTCGAGGCGCTCGACTCGTCCGGGCTGGTGGAGCGGTAG
- the argH gene encoding argininosuccinate lyase, whose product MSSNNGDVRLWGGRFADGPAEALAKLSASVHFDWRLAPYDIAGSRAHARVLHKAGLLTEDELQRMQAGLDQLESDVAAGTFVGTIADEDVHTALERGLLERLGADLGGKLRAGRSRNDQVATLFRMYLRDHARIIGGLIAELQDALVGLAEAHPDVAMPGRTHLQHAQPVLFAHHVLAHVQSLSRDAERLRQWDERTAVSPYGSGALAGSSLGLDPEAVAADLGFEHGSSANSIDGTASRDFVAEFAFITAMIGVNLSRIAEEIIIWNTKEFSFVTLHDAFSTGSSIMPQKKNPDIAELARGKSGRLIGNLTGLMATLKALPLAYNRDLQEDKEPVFDSCDTLEVLLPAFTGMMATLTVNRERMEELAPAGFSLATDIAEWLVKQGVPFRVAHEVAGECVKECELHGIELDQLTDEQFAKISPHLTPEVRSVLNVAGALASRNGRGGTAPSAVAVQLAEVKDDLAAQHAWATAKK is encoded by the coding sequence GTGAGCAGCAACAACGGTGACGTCCGGCTCTGGGGCGGCCGCTTCGCCGACGGACCGGCCGAGGCCCTCGCCAAGCTGTCCGCGTCCGTCCACTTCGACTGGCGTCTCGCGCCGTACGACATTGCGGGCTCCCGCGCCCACGCCCGCGTGCTCCACAAGGCGGGGCTGCTCACCGAGGACGAGCTGCAGCGCATGCAGGCCGGTCTCGACCAGCTGGAGTCCGACGTTGCGGCGGGCACCTTCGTCGGCACCATCGCCGACGAGGACGTGCACACCGCCCTGGAGCGTGGCCTCCTGGAGCGCCTCGGCGCCGACCTCGGCGGCAAGCTGCGCGCGGGCCGGTCCCGCAACGACCAGGTCGCCACGCTCTTCCGGATGTACCTGCGCGACCACGCCCGCATCATCGGCGGCCTCATCGCCGAACTCCAGGACGCGCTCGTCGGCCTCGCCGAGGCGCACCCGGACGTCGCCATGCCCGGCCGTACGCACCTCCAGCACGCCCAGCCGGTCCTCTTCGCCCACCACGTCCTGGCCCACGTCCAGTCGCTGTCGCGGGACGCGGAGCGGCTGCGTCAGTGGGACGAGCGGACGGCCGTATCGCCGTACGGTTCGGGGGCCCTGGCCGGTTCGTCCCTCGGCCTGGACCCGGAGGCGGTCGCCGCCGACCTGGGCTTCGAGCACGGCTCGTCCGCGAACTCCATCGACGGCACGGCGTCGCGCGACTTCGTCGCCGAGTTCGCTTTCATCACCGCGATGATCGGCGTCAATCTCTCCCGGATCGCGGAAGAGATCATCATCTGGAACACGAAGGAGTTCTCCTTCGTCACCCTCCATGACGCCTTCTCCACCGGCTCGTCGATCATGCCGCAGAAGAAGAACCCGGACATCGCCGAGCTCGCGCGAGGCAAGTCCGGCCGCCTCATCGGCAACCTGACCGGCCTGATGGCCACCCTCAAGGCCCTCCCGCTCGCGTACAACCGCGATCTCCAGGAGGACAAGGAGCCGGTCTTCGACTCCTGCGACACCCTCGAAGTCCTGCTGCCCGCCTTCACCGGAATGATGGCCACGCTCACCGTCAACCGCGAGCGCATGGAGGAGCTGGCCCCGGCCGGTTTCTCGCTCGCCACGGACATCGCGGAGTGGCTGGTCAAGCAGGGTGTGCCGTTCCGGGTGGCGCACGAGGTCGCGGGCGAGTGCGTCAAGGAGTGCGAGCTGCACGGCATCGAGCTCGACCAGCTCACCGACGAGCAGTTCGCCAAGATCTCCCCGCACCTGACACCCGAGGTCCGTTCGGTCCTGAACGTCGCGGGCGCCCTCGCCTCCCGCAACGGCCGTGGCGGCACCGCGCCCTCCGCGGTCGCGGTCCAATTGGCCGAGGTGAAGGACGATTTGGCCGCCCAACACGCCTGGGCCACCGCCAAAAAGTAA
- a CDS encoding TetR/AcrR family transcriptional regulator: MTVDREQVLRTAAALLSRKATATMDEVAKAAGIGRATLHRHFAGREALVKALEDLGIREFEAALDAAGLDEGTAAAGLRRLVAEIEPAAGLLAFLVTENQLFEGTQVHEGWGRLDARVSAHFRRGQEQGEFRIDLTPAWLTEALYGLIGTAAWAVQDGRVAAKDFQYMIVELLLGGARRSVEQ, encoded by the coding sequence ATGACTGTCGACCGCGAGCAGGTGCTCCGCACCGCCGCCGCCCTCCTCTCCCGCAAGGCGACCGCGACCATGGACGAGGTCGCCAAGGCGGCCGGCATCGGCCGGGCCACCCTGCACCGGCACTTCGCAGGCCGCGAAGCTCTCGTCAAGGCCCTCGAAGACCTGGGCATCCGGGAGTTCGAGGCGGCGCTCGACGCCGCCGGGCTCGACGAGGGAACCGCCGCCGCGGGGCTGCGCCGCCTCGTCGCGGAGATCGAGCCCGCCGCCGGCCTGCTCGCCTTCCTCGTCACCGAGAACCAGCTCTTCGAGGGCACCCAGGTGCACGAGGGGTGGGGCCGGCTGGACGCCCGCGTCTCCGCGCACTTCCGGCGCGGACAGGAACAGGGCGAGTTCCGGATCGACCTCACCCCGGCCTGGCTGACCGAGGCCCTGTACGGGCTGATCGGAACCGCCGCGTGGGCCGTCCAGGACGGGCGGGTCGCCGCGAAGGACTTCCAGTACATGATCGTCGAGTTGCTGCTCGGCGGCGCCCGACGGAGCGTGGAGCAATGA